One genomic segment of Hordeum vulgare subsp. vulgare chromosome 2H, MorexV3_pseudomolecules_assembly, whole genome shotgun sequence includes these proteins:
- the LOC123427626 gene encoding uncharacterized protein LOC123427626: MHDTGLSARTAGASSSSPATDAGDDVDESKTRKAQPAFVAAAYARLHSPYYAAASLLLLAVAAAAFLAGRAYPRTDCPPLRLDARFLSLPDAAAASDFGSLGVPSCRSKTGKTVEWTSKDLLNGLEEFVPIYQTRPIRNNMYGMGFDHSFGLWFMARWLKPHLMIESGAFKGHSTWVLRQAMPTTRIISLTPRHPEKYLKKGPAYVDGNCTYLAGKGFIDFGSVNWEKLLRQHGISDLSKVLVFFDDHQSELKRLKQAHKAGFQHLIFEDNYDTGTGDHYSLRQICDQSHIRGGGHSCFWDSDEARLRLKRKKFWEKAVEIDELCGKDDAWWGVRGYMRDNFNHSNEAISHKEHFQNSRLVESVLDLYWELPPVAGPSLTHQTRYDPARASDPIIEDGRHGLFQRIGLARFDSSVFNGYTQMAYVQISDSMLRREG, from the exons ATGCACGACACGGGCCTCTCCGCCCGCACTGCCGGTGCCTCCTCCTCGTCACCGGCCACCGACGCCGGAGACGACGTCGACGAGTCCAAGACCCGGAAGGCGCAGCCTGCCTTCGTCGCCGCGGCCTACGCCCGGCTCCACTCCCCTTACTACGcggccgcctccctcctcctcctcgccgtcgccgccgctgcCTTCCTCGCCGGCCGAGCTTATCCCCGGACCGACTGCCCGCCGCTGCGCCTCGACGCTCGCTTCCTCTCCCTCCCCGACGCCGCCGCGGCCTCCGACTTCGGGTCCCTCGGCGTCCCCTCGT GCAGATCCAAAACTGGGAAGACAGTGGAGTGGACTTCGAAAGATTTACTTAATGGACTGGAAGAATTTGTGCCAATCTATCAGACACGCCCTATCAGGAATAACATGTATGGCATGGGATTTGACCACAGTTTTGGGCTTTGGTTTATGGCTCGATGGCTTAAGCCACACCTGATGATTGAGAGTGGTGCATTCAAGGGGCACTCAACTTGGGTTTTGCGTCAGGCCATGCCAACCACTAGGATTATATCTCTCACACCCAGACACCCTGAGAAATATCTTAAGAAGGGACCTGCATATGTTGATGGAAACTGCACTTACCTAGCTGGGAAGGGTTTTATTGACTTTGGAAGTGTCAATTGGGAAAAACTGTTGAGGCAGCATGGCATTTCTGATCTCAGCAaggtgcttgttttctttgatgaccaCCAAAGTGAGCTGAAGAG GTTAAAGCAAGCACACAAAGCTGGATTCCAGCATCTCATATTTGAGGACAACTATGACACTGGTACAGGCGACCATTATTCCTTGAGACAGATATGCGACCAATCACACATCAGAG GTGGTGGACATAGCTGCTTCTGGGATAGTGACGAAGCAAGATTAAGGTTGAAACGGAAGAAGTTTTGGGAGAAGGCTGTGGAAATAGATGAACTATGTGGAAAGGATGATGCATGGTGGGGTGTCAGAGGCTACATGCGTGACAATTTCAACCATAGCAATGAGGCCATCTCACACAAAGAGCATTTCCAGAACAGCAGGCTTGTTGAATCTGTGTTGGATCTGTATTGGGAACTACCTCCTGTTGCTGGCCCGTCCTTGACTCACCAAACAAGGTATGATCCAGCCCGCGCATCTGATCCTATCATTGAAGATGGACGCCATGGCTTGTTCCAAAGAATTGGCCTAGCTAGATTCGACTCCTCCGTGTTCAACGGTTACACTCAGATGGCATACGTTCAGATATCAGACTCAATGCTGAGAAGGGAAGGATGA